A stretch of Lactuca sativa cultivar Salinas chromosome 6, Lsat_Salinas_v11, whole genome shotgun sequence DNA encodes these proteins:
- the LOC111890154 gene encoding receptor-like protein EIX2 has translation MMHPCLFIIFSFLLLLLEATTANQLVSVGDVNNKFFDVERRALLDFKSHLQDPNGSLSTWTAEDDDDCCTWRGVMCNDQGHVTQLDISRNNLNGTIHRSIGSLTQLRYLTLSYNSFYGTIPQEFGNLNNLQGLSLGYVGRCRVENIEWLSHLSHLEDLVMDGISLAKANQWVNVISSLRNLSWLSLDGCELSQVMYPYSSSFLNSSSSSIETLILSNNNLTSSMYHWLFSLTSNKLRDLDLFGNTLDGIPINPGNLCTLTSLKLYNNPMLINLPDFLYNFSRCTSLRLTYFYASDSEFTGSLSDDIQKISSLRYLYLSGNHINGTISEKLWELPELTSFDLSQNSLSGAISEKIGNSGAIIIKLSKNPLQGVPSIDHMSNLSYVESLDLNSCKLGPSFPKWIQKLKKLTYLDISSNGISDTIPLDFWDMWPSQLRFLNLSSNNISGEVPDLSLNFDNHSVIDLSSNSFNGPIKNVSSAVALLNLSRNKISGGISFLCQFVDGFLEFLDLSHNSLTGQLPDCLWHFKELKVLNLGNNNLSGRLPASIESLFKLEALYLYKNDFYGELPLSLKNCTSLNSLNLGANKFSGNVPVWLGENLSGLYALILSSNNFFGTIPLQLCQLPNLQILDLSSNSLYGTIPSCLNNLTSMVQQGFLPPPNVHPFTTQWYHSRSAHPDIIYEYYVDHAMIEWQGDEREFFRNLGLLKSIDLSSNNLTGHIPYEITNLFELIALNLSKNALVGEIPRNIGQMKKLIALDISRNNLAGGIPSSMTQMTFLGYLDVSYNNLSGRIVSSTQLQSFAPSRYDGNAGLCGLPLSKKCLGDEEPVIGKSEDDGEDEFWGWFYIGGGTGFAIGFWIAIGALLLNRRGRHAFFQFYDSFKDWVYVKVVVFVLKLQRAKYT, from the coding sequence ATGATGCATCCTTGTCTTTTTATAATTTTCTCATTTCTCTTGCTACTCCTTGAGGCTACGACTGCCAACCAATTGGTGTCGGTGGGAGATGTTAACAACAAATTCTTTGATGTGGAGAGACGTGCTCTCCTTGATTTCAAATCTCACCTTCAAGATCCCAATGGCAGTCTTTCTACATGGACAGCTGAAGATGATGATGACTGTTGTACATGGAGAGGAGTCATGTGTAACGACCAAGGTCATGTCACACAGCTTGATATTAGCAGGAATAATCTTAATGGAACCATTCACAGGTCCATTGGTTCCTTGACCCAATTAAGGTACCTTACACTTTCTTACAACTCTTTTTATGGAACCATTCCTCAAGAGTTTGGAAACCTCAACAACTTGCAAGGGCTTTCCCTTGGATACGTTGGAAGATGTAGAGTTGAAAACATAGAGTGGTTGTCCCATCTATCTCATCTGGAGGATCTTGTTATGGATGGGATTTCCCTTGCCAAAGCAAACCAGTGGGTAAATGTGATTTCAAGTCTCCGGAACCTATCATGGTTAAGTTTAGATGGATGTGAGCTGTCACAGGTCATGTATCCATATTCTTCTTCATTTCtcaactcttcttcttcatctattGAAACCCTTATTCTCAGCAACAACAATCTCACCTCATCCATGTATCATTGGTTGTTCTCATTAACCAGCAATAAGCTTCGTGATCTTGATCTCTTTGGCAACACGTTAGATGGGATACCCATAAATCCTGGAAACCTATGTACATTGACCTCTTTAAAGCTGTATAACAACCCAATGCTTATCAATCTTCCTGATTTTCTCTACAACTTTTCTCGATGCACATCACTTAGATTAACATACTTTTACGCTTCTGATAGCGAATTTACAGGGTCATTGTCTGATGACATCCAAAAAATTTCATCTCTAAGATATTTGTACCTATCAGGTAATCACATAAATGGAACCATAAGCGAGAAATTGTGGGAACTACCTGAGCTTACCTCATTTGACCTTTCTCAAAATTCTCTTAGTGGTGCCATTTCTGAAAAGATTGGAAACTCGGGcgctattattataaaactatcaAAAAACCCACTCCAAGGAGTTCCTTCCATAGATCACATGTCAAACCTTTCTTATGTAGAGTCTCTTGATCTGAACTCTTGCAAGCTAGGACCTAGCTTCCCCAAATGGATTCAAAAACTCAAAAAGCTTACATATCTTGACATTTCCAGTAATGGAATTTCAGACACCATTCCTCTGGATTTTTGGGACATGTGGCCTTCTCAATTAAGATTTCTGAATCTCTCATCCAACAACATCAGCGGGGAAGTACCAGATTTATCATTAAATTTTGACAACCATTCAGTGATAGATTTGAGCTCCAACAGCTTTAACGGTCCAATAAAAAATGTCTCTTCCGCTGTGGCATTATTAAATCTTTCCAGAAACAAAATCTCTGGAGGAATCTCCTTCTTATGCCAATTTGTCGATGGCTTTTTAGAATTTCTTGACCTCTCCCATAACTCTCTAACTGGACAACTTCCAGACTGTTTGTGGCATTTCAAAGAACTCAAAGTTCTTAATCTAGGAAACAACAATCTATCTGGAAGGCTTCCTGCCTCTATTGAATCATTGTTCAAACTTGAGGCATTGTATCTATACAAGAACGATTTTTACGGAGAATTGCCTTTGTCTTTAAAGAATTGCACGAGCTTAAACTCGTTGAATTTGGGGGCAAACAAGTTTTCTGGTAATGTACCTGTTTGGCTTGGGGAAAACTTGTCAGGGTTGTATGCTCTTATCCTATCATCTAACAACTTCTTCGGAACCATCCCTTTACAGTTATGTCAATTACCAAATCTTCAAATTTTGGACTTGTCAAGTAACAGTCTCTATGGAACCATCCCCTCATGTTTAAATAATCTCACGAGCATGGTTCAACAAGGATTTTTACCTCCGCCAAACGTACATCCCTTTACAACTCAATGGTATCATTCAAGAAGTGCGCATCCAGATATCATTTATGAGTACTACGTTGACCATGCAATGATCGAGTGGCAAGGAGATGAGCGTGAATTCTTTAGGAATTTGGGATTGTTGAAGAGCATTGACCTATCAAGCAACAACTTAACAGGACATATCCCATACGAAATTACCAATCTTTTTGAATTGATTGCACTAAACTTATCAAAGAACGCTCTAGTTGGAGAGATTCCTAGGAACATTGGTCAGATGAAAAAACTCATAGCTTTGGATATATCTAGAAACAATTTAGCAGGAGGGATACCATCAAGCATGACTCAAATGACTTTTTTGGGTTACCTAGATGTGTCATATAATAACTTGTCAGGGAGAATCGTATCTAGCACTCAACTCCAGTCATTTGCACCTTCAAGATACGATGGAAATGCAGGACTATGTGGGCTTCCCCTCTCCAAAaaatgtcttggagatgaagaacCCGTCATTGGAAAAAGTGAGGATGATGGGGAAGATGAATTTTGGGGATGGTTCTATATTGGCGGGGGTACTGGTTTTGCTATTGGATTTTGGATAGCAATTGGGGCTTTACTTCTCAACCGTCGAGGGAGACATGCTTTTTTTCAGTTTTATGATAGCTTCAAAGATTGGGTTTATGTGAAGGTGGTGGTGTTCGTTTTAAAATTGCAAAGGGCAAAATATACATAG
- the LOC111890153 gene encoding uncharacterized protein LOC111890153, translating into MNCLSLNIRGVGEDEKVNWVRRLKVHHRVTFVGLQETQISDFASINVNGCWDSNEFDFDGVVSNGRSGGLISIWDNRCFQKIEVIKNRHFLIIIGKCKIIEGNLNMVNVYGPQSLAEKKKLWDELIRIKNERPCMWVVFGDLNAVRYPSERCNSKFYPSSAFAFNKFIQEADLKEFNMGGERFTFMSWVDAKLSKLNRFLVCSSYLNSFPFSAVIAHPRELSDHSPITLQSAVSDFGPIPFKLFNSWLFREGFDQIVSDAWNQFMGFGTSDAYFAAKLRFLKNSIKKWRKEEIQKEMKELSDTKFLVKDLEKLAKF; encoded by the coding sequence ATGAATTGCCTATCACTAAACATAAGAGGTGTGGGTGAAGATGAGAAAGTGAATTGGGTTAGAAGGTTGAAGGTTCATCACAGAGTAACATTTGTTGGGCTCCAAGAAACTCAAATATCTGATTTCGCAAGCATTAACGTAAATGGTTGTTGGGATTccaatgaatttgattttgatgGTGTTGTCTCCAATGGGCGATCTGGGGGCCTCATTTCTATATGGGACAACAGGTGCTTTCAGAAAATTGAGGTGATCAAGAATCGACACTTTCTTATAATAATTGGCAAATGCAAGATCATTGAGGGGAACCTGAATATGGTTAATGTTTATGGTCCGCAATCATTGGCAGAAAAAAAGAAGTTGTGGGATGAGCTAATAAGGATAAAAAATGAAAGGCCATGCATGTGGGTTGTGTTTGGGGACTTAAATGCCGTCAGATACCCTAGTGAGAGATGTAATTCAAAATTTTACCCCTCTAGTGCTTTTGCCTTCAATAAGTTCATCCAGGAAGCGGACCTAAAGGAGTTCAACATGGGTGGTGAAAGGTTTACCTTTATGAGTTGGGTGGATGCCAAACTTAGCAAGCTCAATAGATTCTTGGTCTGCTCGAGCTATCTCAATTCTTTTCCCTTTAGTGCAGTGATTGCTCACCCTCGAGAATTATCCGATCATAGTCCCATCACACTACAGTCGGCAGTCTCAGACTTCGGGCCGATTCCGTTCAAGCTATTCAACTCCTGGTTATTCAGAGAGGGTTTTGATCAGATAGTAAGTGATGCATGGAACCAATTTATGGGTTTTGGCACTTCAGATGCTTACTTTGCTGCCAAACTCAGGTTTTTAAAGAACTCGATCAAGAAGTGGAGGAAGgaagaaatccaaaaagaaaTGAAGGAGCTTAGTGACACAAAATTCCTGGTCAAAGATCTTGAGAAGCTGGCGAAATTCTGA